A portion of the Actomonas aquatica genome contains these proteins:
- a CDS encoding efflux RND transporter periplasmic adaptor subunit — MNQPSFRFLLLGLGVALAATGCADKSGGPAAAQAGARPPAPVEVLVVQQQPVTLTRELPGRTSASRVAEVRARINGIVLKRHFTEGADVSAGQLLFEIDPAPYQATLDSARATLARAEAALESSRLQNERYTGLVETHAVSQQAFDDAEAAFLAAQAEVAAAKAAVRSAEINLDYTRVTSPINGRIGRADVTEGAYVQQATATLLATVQQLDPLYVDLNQSAEQVLQLRDALASGELKRNADGAASFSVKSYAGNTHPQTGSLQFSDVSVNPGTGTVILRGLLPNPGLDLLPGMFVRATLEEGTQPDAILVPQSAVSRNDRGQATLYVVSPESTVELRIIETRQAIGDQWLVTSGLQPGDQVILNNLQKIRPGAPVSATPAAAQS, encoded by the coding sequence ATGAATCAACCTTCCTTCCGTTTCCTCCTCCTGGGGCTCGGCGTCGCTCTCGCCGCCACCGGCTGCGCCGATAAATCCGGCGGTCCCGCCGCCGCCCAAGCCGGCGCTCGTCCTCCCGCACCGGTCGAGGTCCTCGTCGTCCAGCAACAACCCGTCACGCTCACCCGCGAGCTGCCCGGTCGCACCTCCGCCTCCCGCGTCGCCGAGGTCCGCGCCCGCATCAACGGCATCGTGCTCAAGCGCCACTTCACCGAGGGCGCCGACGTCTCCGCCGGCCAACTCCTCTTCGAGATCGATCCGGCCCCCTATCAGGCCACCCTCGACAGCGCCCGCGCCACGCTCGCCCGTGCCGAGGCCGCCCTCGAATCCTCCCGCCTGCAAAACGAGCGCTACACCGGCCTCGTCGAAACCCACGCCGTTTCGCAACAAGCCTTCGACGACGCCGAAGCTGCCTTCCTCGCCGCCCAGGCCGAAGTCGCTGCCGCCAAAGCCGCCGTGCGCTCCGCCGAGATCAACCTCGACTACACCCGCGTGACCTCGCCCATCAACGGCCGCATCGGCCGCGCCGATGTGACCGAGGGCGCCTACGTGCAACAGGCCACCGCCACCCTGCTCGCCACCGTGCAGCAGCTCGACCCGCTCTACGTCGACCTCAACCAGTCCGCCGAGCAGGTCCTGCAACTGCGCGATGCGCTGGCCTCCGGTGAACTCAAACGCAACGCCGACGGCGCCGCCTCCTTCAGCGTGAAGTCCTACGCGGGCAACACGCACCCGCAGACCGGCTCGCTCCAATTCTCCGACGTCTCCGTCAACCCCGGCACCGGCACGGTCATCCTCCGCGGTCTCCTGCCCAATCCCGGACTCGATCTGCTGCCCGGCATGTTTGTGCGCGCCACCCTCGAGGAAGGCACCCAACCCGACGCCATCCTCGTGCCGCAGTCGGCCGTGAGCCGCAACGATCGTGGCCAAGCCACCCTCTACGTGGTCTCGCCCGAAAGCACCGTCGAGCTGCGCATCATCGAGACGCGCCAAGCCATCGGCGATCAATGGCTGGTCACCTCCGGACTCCAACCCGGCGACCAGGTCATCCTGAACAACCTGCAGAAAATCCGTCCCGGCGCGCCCGTCTCGGCCACCCCCGCCGCCGCTCAATCCTGA
- a CDS encoding MarR family winged helix-turn-helix transcriptional regulator gives MSASLSLQAASDRLLELAARSGMNHAESCATLLELLATGEAVDEVLRAELCKQEISLTGFGVLALLDRQRETSLGTSDLAQSLGVSAAAVSETLARLELAGLLTRVRRPDNRRHNIVELTAAGRQAVQSTLEHLEQRVHRLTLALSRDELSSLRDSCARLRPSVADL, from the coding sequence ATGTCCGCCTCCCTCAGCCTCCAAGCCGCCAGTGACCGACTCCTCGAGTTGGCCGCCCGCTCCGGTATGAACCACGCCGAAAGCTGCGCCACCCTCCTCGAGCTCCTCGCCACCGGCGAAGCCGTCGACGAGGTCCTGCGCGCCGAACTCTGCAAGCAGGAGATCAGTCTCACCGGCTTTGGGGTGCTGGCCTTGCTCGATCGCCAGCGGGAAACCTCGCTCGGCACCAGCGACCTCGCCCAATCGCTGGGCGTCTCCGCCGCCGCCGTGTCCGAAACCCTCGCCCGCCTCGAGCTCGCCGGCCTGCTGACTCGCGTCCGCCGTCCCGACAACCGTCGCCACAACATCGTCGAACTCACCGCTGCCGGACGGCAGGCGGTGCAATCCACCCTCGAACACCTCGAACAGCGCGTCCACCGCCTGACCCTCGCCCTCTCCCGCGACGAACTCAGCTCGTTGCGCGATTCCTGCGCCCGCCTCCGCCCCTCGGTCGCTGACCTCTAA
- a CDS encoding LysR substrate-binding domain-containing protein has product MELRHLRYFVAVAEELNFRRAAERVRVAQPALSKQIKDLEHEIGVVLLERSTTRVELTDGGRVMLDEARELLAAAERAVEATRQAAEGRAGRLAVGNVNAICASFMPATLSTFHNRFPEVDVDLLEVTLADHLGAVEQGEVSVGFVVDDGEFAHEQFDTMKVLTGDIQVAMGRGHRLATQRRVSIAELAEERILCIETGGRELHRRRIRDIFAKRRARPGRFKAVNSYESLQAMIEGEQGVSFLAAMPSSGGHRNVIYRPLKEEGDDLHFDLLAVWRRHNVSKLAANFVAVLQEVCAPRVRTRKSV; this is encoded by the coding sequence ATGGAGCTGAGGCACCTGCGATACTTTGTGGCCGTGGCCGAGGAACTTAACTTCCGGCGGGCGGCGGAGCGTGTGCGGGTGGCCCAACCTGCCCTGAGCAAACAGATCAAGGATCTCGAGCATGAGATCGGGGTGGTGTTGCTGGAGCGCAGCACGACGCGGGTGGAGCTTACCGATGGCGGGCGGGTGATGCTCGACGAAGCCCGCGAGCTATTGGCGGCGGCCGAGCGGGCGGTGGAGGCCACGCGACAGGCGGCCGAGGGCCGGGCGGGTCGGCTGGCAGTGGGCAACGTGAATGCGATTTGCGCGAGCTTCATGCCCGCGACCCTGTCGACCTTTCACAACCGTTTTCCGGAGGTGGATGTGGACCTGCTCGAAGTGACCTTGGCCGACCATCTGGGGGCGGTGGAGCAGGGGGAGGTGAGTGTGGGGTTTGTGGTCGATGACGGGGAGTTTGCCCACGAGCAGTTCGACACCATGAAGGTGCTCACGGGCGACATTCAGGTGGCGATGGGGCGGGGGCATCGGCTGGCCACGCAGCGGCGGGTGTCGATCGCAGAGCTGGCCGAAGAACGTATCCTCTGTATCGAGACGGGCGGGCGGGAGCTGCACCGGCGACGGATTCGGGACATCTTTGCCAAACGCCGGGCTCGGCCCGGGCGGTTCAAAGCGGTGAACAGCTACGAGTCGTTGCAGGCCATGATCGAGGGGGAGCAAGGCGTGTCGTTTCTCGCAGCGATGCCGTCGAGCGGCGGACATCGCAACGTGATTTACCGTCCGTTAAAGGAGGAGGGAGATGACTTGCACTTCGACCTGTTGGCGGTGTGGCGGCGGCACAACGTCTCGAAGCTGGCGGCCAATTTTGTGGCGGTGTTGCAGGAAGTCTGCGCGCCGCGGGTGCGCACGCGGAAGTCCGTCTGA
- a CDS encoding Gfo/Idh/MocA family protein, which yields MSAMTEASTDTKIRCGVAGVGSLGQHHARIYAALPNVEFVGIFETNDERAAEICGRHGCARFATLEELGAACDAVSVVVPTDLHEKVALPLLEAGCHLMIEKPICASLEEAERVLAAAQAKDRIVQVGHIEHFNPVMGFLEKEVVAPKFITAERLAPFTPRGTEVGVVLDLMIHDIGIILQLVQSPVKKIESVGVSLVSKTEDIANARIEFENGCVANLSTSRMSLKKVREIRVFQESGYFSFDFMRQSGHLVRTTGLLNYAGQLRAGAVDPTDLSALPLEEVPIEKGEPLALELAHFTQSVAHAQQPKVGGALGRQALEVAIAITEQIRAAKQD from the coding sequence ATGAGCGCCATGACTGAAGCGTCGACTGATACGAAGATCCGTTGCGGAGTCGCGGGCGTGGGCTCGCTGGGACAGCACCACGCGCGCATTTATGCGGCGCTGCCGAATGTGGAGTTCGTGGGCATCTTCGAGACCAACGATGAGCGCGCGGCGGAGATCTGCGGCCGTCATGGCTGTGCGCGTTTTGCGACGCTGGAAGAGCTCGGCGCGGCTTGTGATGCGGTGTCGGTCGTGGTGCCGACGGACCTGCACGAGAAGGTGGCGCTGCCGCTGCTCGAGGCCGGTTGTCACCTCATGATTGAGAAGCCGATCTGCGCCTCGCTGGAGGAGGCGGAACGCGTGCTGGCGGCGGCGCAGGCCAAGGACCGCATCGTGCAGGTGGGGCACATCGAACACTTCAACCCGGTGATGGGTTTTCTGGAAAAGGAAGTGGTCGCGCCGAAGTTCATCACGGCGGAGCGGCTGGCGCCGTTCACGCCGCGGGGCACCGAAGTGGGCGTCGTGCTCGACCTCATGATCCACGACATCGGCATCATTTTGCAGCTGGTGCAGTCGCCGGTGAAGAAGATCGAAAGTGTGGGCGTGAGTCTGGTCTCAAAGACCGAGGACATCGCCAATGCGCGCATCGAATTTGAGAACGGTTGTGTGGCCAATCTGAGCACCAGCCGGATGAGCCTGAAGAAGGTGCGCGAGATCCGCGTGTTTCAGGAAAGTGGATACTTCTCCTTCGATTTTATGCGCCAGAGCGGTCACCTCGTGCGCACCACGGGCCTGCTCAACTACGCCGGCCAACTGCGGGCGGGCGCGGTCGATCCGACTGACCTGAGCGCGCTGCCGCTCGAGGAAGTGCCGATCGAAAAAGGCGAACCGCTGGCGCTCGAGCTGGCGCACTTCACGCAGAGTGTCGCACATGCGCAGCAGCCGAAAGTCGGCGGCGCGTTGGGGCGTCAGGCGCTGGAGGTCGCCATCGCGATCACCGAGCAAATCCGCGCGGCCAAGCAGGACTAG
- a CDS encoding lipid-A-disaccharide synthase, producing MNNTLPYRLAAPGEGRVDLLVVAAEHSGDQHAARMVRGVLAAEPDYRVCALGGPALAAAGAQLLEDLTAQSTMGFAVFGKLSFYRTLIAEVVRWVGEHRPRAVCFVDSSGLNLRIAKGLFEAGFSAKAGGPTKALYFISPQIWASRAKRRFAMAQHLDGLASIFPFEREVYADTALPVEFVGHPFLAEDYAAPVRYDPAGPVLLLPGSRKGLVKRLFPVMLEAFARLDGRHEAMVLYPSDGILDTLRACNPPDAVKLVKTGGAAVGASAVLTTSGTMSLQCALAGIPGVVTYKTDPLTYWLGRMIVKVEYIGIANLLLKEEMYPEYIQGAATAETLGRELQSALTDQARQQRTWAAAKRLQDLLSADAQRDVTAWMLAQLAE from the coding sequence ATGAATAATACGTTGCCTTATCGTTTGGCGGCTCCGGGGGAGGGGCGGGTGGACCTGTTGGTGGTCGCGGCGGAGCACTCGGGCGATCAGCATGCGGCGCGCATGGTGCGCGGGGTGTTGGCGGCAGAGCCGGACTATCGCGTGTGTGCGCTGGGCGGGCCTGCCTTGGCGGCGGCGGGAGCGCAATTGCTGGAGGACCTCACGGCGCAATCGACCATGGGTTTCGCGGTGTTTGGCAAACTGTCCTTCTACCGCACCTTGATCGCCGAGGTGGTGCGTTGGGTGGGGGAGCATCGGCCGCGGGCGGTGTGTTTTGTCGATTCATCCGGACTCAACCTGCGCATCGCGAAAGGGCTCTTTGAAGCGGGCTTTTCGGCCAAGGCCGGTGGTCCCACCAAGGCGCTGTATTTCATCTCGCCGCAGATCTGGGCTTCGCGGGCGAAGCGGCGTTTTGCGATGGCGCAACACCTCGACGGACTGGCCTCGATCTTTCCGTTTGAGCGGGAGGTGTATGCGGATACAGCGCTGCCGGTGGAGTTTGTGGGACATCCGTTTCTCGCGGAGGATTATGCGGCGCCGGTGCGCTACGATCCGGCCGGGCCGGTGCTGTTGCTGCCGGGCAGCCGCAAGGGATTGGTGAAGCGCTTGTTCCCGGTGATGCTGGAGGCGTTCGCGCGGCTGGACGGGCGGCACGAAGCGATGGTGCTTTATCCCAGTGATGGAATTTTGGATACGCTGCGCGCCTGCAACCCTCCCGACGCGGTGAAGCTGGTCAAAACCGGCGGCGCGGCGGTGGGGGCGTCGGCCGTGCTGACGACCAGCGGCACGATGTCGTTGCAGTGTGCGTTGGCGGGCATTCCCGGCGTGGTGACTTACAAGACCGATCCGCTCACCTACTGGCTGGGCCGGATGATTGTGAAGGTGGAGTATATCGGCATCGCGAACCTGCTGCTCAAAGAGGAGATGTATCCGGAATACATCCAAGGGGCGGCGACGGCCGAGACTTTGGGGCGGGAGCTGCAGTCGGCGCTGACGGACCAAGCGCGACAGCAGCGCACGTGGGCCGCGGCCAAACGCTTGCAGGACTTGTTGAGCGCGGACGCCCAGCGCGACGTCACGGCGTGGATGCTGGCGCAGCTGGCGGAATAA
- the trpS gene encoding tryptophan--tRNA ligase, producing MPSRTLTGITPSGTLHVGNYLGAMRPAIAAQELGECYYFIADYHSMTTVDDAAVRRQHTRGIALDWLACGLDPAKSVFWKQSDVPEVCELTWLLGSLTPMGLLERAHSFKDKTAKGIAPNFGLFAYPVLMAADILLYDTTVVPVGKDQKQHLEMTRDMAIKFNQTYGETFVVPEPSIAEDVAVIPGLDGQKMSKSYNNTLPIFGEEKVLKKKIMSIVMDSRTREEPKPDGEQLPASQLLKFFAPPETYASIMDQLKAGGFGYGDLKKALFEHYWEFFREARVKRAELEANLDHVDAVLRDGAERARAVAREVMGRARKACGLV from the coding sequence ATGCCCTCCCGCACCCTCACTGGTATCACTCCCTCCGGCACCCTGCATGTCGGCAACTATCTTGGCGCCATGCGTCCGGCGATCGCCGCTCAGGAGCTGGGCGAATGCTACTACTTCATCGCCGACTACCACTCCATGACGACGGTCGATGACGCCGCGGTGCGTCGTCAGCACACCCGCGGTATTGCCCTCGATTGGCTGGCCTGTGGCTTGGATCCGGCCAAGAGCGTGTTCTGGAAGCAAAGTGATGTGCCCGAGGTGTGTGAACTCACCTGGTTGCTCGGTTCGCTCACGCCGATGGGGCTGCTGGAGCGCGCCCACAGCTTCAAGGACAAGACCGCCAAAGGCATCGCGCCCAACTTCGGTCTCTTCGCCTACCCGGTGCTGATGGCGGCGGATATTTTGCTCTACGACACGACGGTGGTGCCGGTCGGCAAGGACCAGAAGCAGCACCTCGAGATGACCCGCGACATGGCCATCAAGTTCAACCAGACCTACGGCGAAACCTTCGTGGTGCCGGAGCCCTCCATTGCCGAGGACGTGGCCGTCATCCCGGGGCTCGACGGGCAGAAGATGAGCAAGAGCTACAACAACACGCTGCCGATTTTTGGGGAGGAGAAGGTCCTCAAGAAGAAGATCATGTCCATCGTGATGGACAGCCGCACCCGCGAGGAACCGAAGCCCGATGGCGAGCAGTTGCCGGCCTCGCAGTTGCTCAAGTTCTTCGCCCCGCCCGAGACCTATGCGTCGATCATGGATCAGCTCAAGGCCGGCGGTTTTGGTTACGGCGATCTCAAGAAGGCGCTCTTCGAGCACTACTGGGAATTCTTCCGCGAAGCCCGCGTGAAACGCGCCGAACTCGAGGCCAACCTCGATCACGTCGACGCCGTCTTGCGCGATGGGGCCGAGCGTGCCCGCGCGGTGGCCCGCGAGGTCATGGGCCGCGCCCGCAAGGCCTGCGGGTTGGTCTGA
- a CDS encoding lysophospholipid acyltransferase family protein, producing MSQAFPQVNMSPVYGISHYAFKTLYSIMFRGEVAGLENIPATGGFLFAANHASHLDPPGIGSQVPRQIAFFARKTLWKGGMASWWMDQANAIPVDRDGGSDVSAIKRVLKTLKEGRPLILFPEGTRSPDGELQTPKSGVGMIACKARVPVVPVRIFNSHQAWGRGKRMHPGVPVDIVFGQLMPLAEFDDQAAGKERYQVASERIMARIASLPRPPVVVV from the coding sequence ATGAGCCAGGCCTTTCCCCAGGTCAACATGTCGCCGGTGTATGGGATTTCCCACTACGCCTTCAAGACGCTCTACAGCATCATGTTTCGCGGCGAGGTCGCGGGTTTGGAAAACATCCCCGCCACCGGCGGTTTCCTCTTCGCCGCCAACCACGCCAGCCACCTCGATCCGCCCGGCATCGGCAGTCAGGTGCCGCGCCAGATCGCCTTCTTTGCCCGCAAGACTCTCTGGAAAGGCGGCATGGCCAGCTGGTGGATGGATCAAGCCAACGCCATCCCCGTCGACCGCGATGGCGGCTCCGATGTCTCGGCCATCAAACGCGTGTTGAAGACCCTCAAGGAAGGTCGCCCGCTCATCCTCTTCCCCGAAGGCACCCGCTCCCCCGACGGCGAGTTGCAGACGCCCAAATCCGGCGTAGGCATGATCGCCTGCAAAGCCCGCGTGCCCGTCGTGCCCGTGCGCATCTTCAACTCGCACCAAGCGTGGGGCCGCGGCAAACGCATGCACCCCGGCGTGCCCGTTGATATCGTTTTTGGGCAGCTCATGCCTCTCGCCGAATTTGATGACCAAGCGGCCGGCAAGGAACGTTACCAAGTCGCCAGCGAACGCATCATGGCGCGCATCGCCTCCCTCCCCCGCCCACCCGTGGTGGTGGTGTGA
- the cmk gene encoding (d)CMP kinase codes for MTDDSFIIVAIDGGAASGKSSTSRALSERFNLLHVDTGSFYRTMTAELLRTGLAAGDEAGIAIAAQALPLETSVEGRRAQMKINGRVVPDAEIRTPEVNANVSHFAAVPQLRQALLDYQRGQAQVARDHGFRGLVMEGRDIGSVIFPDADFRFFLHADPVERARRRAAEGQTDSITERDRLDASRKTAPLACPDGATDIDSTHLTLPEVVDLLSEHLSARLGPVA; via the coding sequence GTGACCGACGACTCGTTCATCATTGTCGCCATCGATGGCGGCGCCGCTTCCGGCAAATCCTCGACGTCCCGCGCCCTCAGCGAGCGCTTCAACCTGCTGCACGTCGATACCGGTTCCTTCTATCGCACGATGACCGCCGAGTTACTCCGCACCGGTCTCGCTGCCGGCGACGAAGCCGGCATCGCCATCGCCGCCCAGGCCCTGCCGCTGGAGACCAGCGTGGAAGGCCGCCGCGCGCAGATGAAGATCAATGGCCGCGTCGTGCCCGACGCCGAGATCCGCACCCCCGAGGTCAACGCCAACGTCTCCCACTTCGCCGCCGTGCCGCAGCTGCGCCAGGCCCTGCTCGACTACCAACGCGGTCAGGCCCAGGTCGCCCGCGACCACGGCTTCCGCGGACTCGTCATGGAAGGCCGCGACATCGGTTCGGTCATCTTTCCCGACGCCGATTTCCGCTTCTTCCTCCACGCCGATCCGGTCGAGCGCGCCCGCCGCCGCGCCGCCGAGGGCCAGACCGATTCCATCACCGAGCGCGATCGCCTCGACGCCTCGCGCAAGACCGCCCCGCTCGCCTGCCCCGACGGCGCAACCGATATCGACAGCACCCACCTCACCCTGCCCGAGGTCGTCGATCTGCTCTCCGAACACCTCTCCGCCCGCCTGGGCCCGGTCGCATGA
- the aroA gene encoding 3-phosphoshikimate 1-carboxyvinyltransferase, translating into MTNSPATSSLVLPDLLPITPFTAPARGEVLLPGSKSLTNRALLLAALGRTPLTLSGALFSEDTRLMAAALRALGCAVEADEAACTLRVSNQDQLFQSTAPVDLFVGLAGTAARFLTALCAAAPRGIYRLDGVEQMRKRPMAGLIDALRTLGADVRCPGEEGFFPLEIHARGLSGGAIELDASASSQLLSALLMVAPTASAPIDIQLIGQVRWTFVEMTRRLMAEFGVELAPAVDGHFTVSPTAYAPPAEHAIEPDATAASYWQTLPFVVGGELALPGLRPPGSGLQGDAAYAEVLQRVIARPAGTLLDEDFREISDTFLSLAAITPLLNGPTRLTGLAHTRHQETDRVAGMATELRRLGQDVIEEEDSLTITPRPLKAGQTIETYGDHRFAMSFAILGCHDLHGDGRPWLSIAQPGVCAKTFPHFFELLASVREKSSSK; encoded by the coding sequence GTGACAAACTCCCCCGCGACCTCGTCCTTGGTGCTGCCCGACCTGCTGCCGATCACGCCCTTCACCGCCCCGGCCCGCGGTGAGGTGCTCCTGCCCGGCTCCAAAAGCCTCACCAACCGCGCCCTGCTGCTCGCCGCCCTCGGCCGCACTCCGCTCACCCTCAGCGGCGCCCTCTTCAGTGAAGACACCCGGCTCATGGCCGCCGCCCTGCGCGCCCTCGGTTGCGCCGTAGAAGCCGACGAAGCCGCCTGCACCCTGCGCGTCTCCAATCAGGACCAACTCTTTCAATCGACCGCCCCCGTCGACCTCTTCGTCGGCCTCGCCGGCACCGCCGCCCGCTTCCTCACCGCCCTCTGTGCCGCCGCGCCCCGCGGCATCTACCGCCTCGATGGCGTCGAGCAGATGCGCAAACGCCCCATGGCCGGCCTCATCGATGCGCTCCGCACCCTCGGCGCCGACGTGCGTTGCCCGGGCGAGGAGGGTTTCTTCCCGCTCGAGATCCACGCCCGCGGCCTCTCCGGTGGAGCCATCGAGCTCGACGCCTCCGCCAGCAGCCAACTCCTCTCCGCGCTGCTCATGGTCGCACCCACCGCGTCCGCCCCGATCGACATCCAACTCATCGGCCAGGTCCGCTGGACCTTTGTTGAGATGACCCGCCGCCTCATGGCCGAGTTTGGCGTCGAGCTCGCGCCCGCGGTCGACGGTCACTTCACCGTATCGCCGACCGCCTACGCTCCGCCCGCCGAACACGCCATCGAACCCGACGCCACCGCCGCCTCCTACTGGCAAACCCTGCCCTTCGTCGTCGGCGGTGAACTCGCCCTTCCCGGCCTGCGTCCGCCCGGCTCCGGCCTGCAGGGCGACGCCGCTTACGCCGAGGTATTGCAACGCGTTATCGCCCGCCCCGCCGGCACCTTGCTCGACGAAGACTTCCGCGAGATCTCCGACACCTTTCTCAGCCTCGCCGCCATCACGCCGCTGCTCAACGGCCCCACCCGCCTCACCGGCCTCGCCCACACCCGTCACCAGGAAACCGATCGGGTCGCCGGCATGGCCACCGAACTGCGCCGCCTCGGGCAGGACGTCATCGAGGAAGAAGACAGCCTCACCATCACCCCGCGCCCGCTCAAAGCCGGCCAAACCATCGAGACCTACGGCGACCATCGTTTCGCCATGAGTTTTGCCATCCTCGGCTGCCACGACCTGCACGGCGACGGCCGCCCCTGGCTCTCCATCGCCCAACCCGGCGTCTGCGCCAAAACCTTCCCGCACTTTTTTGAGTTGCTGGCATCCGTGCGCGAAAAATCCTCCTCCAAGTGA
- a CDS encoding prephenate dehydrogenase codes for MVNTLAILAPGLLGGSVAQAARARGAAQRIVIWARRPEVRLALAEQPWCDAVADTPEAAVADADLVVLAPPVTRIAELVERIAPHLAASATLTDVGSVKAEICRHGTTTLAASATGATFIGSHPMAGGALTGWQNGDPELFAGRTCFVTPHDAPDEARLTALVRFWRDLGSEVVTVAPDQHDEIVAHISHLPQVVATSLGNVLGSKPANWSHLAGNGLRDTTRIAASDATMWIDILQQNRDEILRALSACEDELHHFKAALANRDWTDLRARLERGKTWRDSLS; via the coding sequence GTGGTCAACACGCTCGCCATTCTCGCTCCCGGCCTCCTCGGCGGTTCCGTCGCCCAAGCGGCGCGGGCCCGCGGTGCCGCTCAGCGCATCGTGATCTGGGCCCGTCGCCCCGAAGTGCGTCTCGCCCTCGCCGAACAACCGTGGTGCGACGCCGTCGCCGATACGCCCGAGGCCGCCGTGGCCGACGCCGACCTCGTCGTCCTCGCCCCGCCCGTCACCCGCATCGCCGAGCTCGTCGAACGCATCGCGCCGCACCTTGCCGCCTCCGCCACCCTCACCGATGTCGGCAGCGTCAAAGCCGAGATCTGCCGCCACGGCACCACCACCCTCGCCGCCAGCGCCACCGGCGCCACCTTCATCGGCTCCCATCCCATGGCTGGCGGCGCCCTTACCGGCTGGCAAAACGGCGACCCGGAACTCTTCGCCGGCCGCACCTGTTTTGTCACCCCGCACGACGCCCCCGACGAGGCCCGGCTCACCGCCCTCGTGCGCTTCTGGCGCGACCTCGGCAGCGAAGTCGTCACCGTCGCCCCCGACCAACACGACGAGATCGTCGCCCACATCAGCCACCTCCCCCAAGTCGTCGCCACCAGCCTCGGCAACGTGCTCGGCTCCAAGCCCGCCAACTGGTCCCACCTCGCGGGCAACGGCCTGCGCGACACGACCCGCATCGCCGCCTCCGACGCCACCATGTGGATCGATATTCTCCAACAGAACCGCGACGAGATCCTCCGCGCCCTCTCCGCCTGCGAAGACGAGTTGCATCACTTCAAAGCCGCCCTCGCCAACCGCGACTGGACCGACCTCCGCGCCCGCCTCGAACGCGGCAAAACCTGGCGCGACTCCCTCTCCTGA